A genome region from Candidatus Abyssobacteria bacterium SURF_5 includes the following:
- a CDS encoding sensor domain-containing diguanylate cyclase, with the protein MYSFEPVIIIVATPDEKVKDIAASAAPERSEVLYPSNKASLYGLLMDLPVDVLLIEENFDRCPLLDHLPIVKKMSKNLSIVAVLEERASEEMKKVISPHVFDLLMKPLQQDHVRHKLKNAVEHVQLLREVSLLEQSKQAARPPWPGVHAVSEERENDVSGPLRQFFSACLHLQDINKLLDLMVGAFSEYFVCAKAAAVLLDEETGKLQIRASRGFDNQILQSIELNFQSGIYFWLRKNNRILSARELSAAVNAESMVGVDKEMRLLQAEIASPLLGRKYPVGFVTLGQRFSGEPFSPKEAKSTFFLARHAGAAIENAFVLQETRQQAVHDELTQLYNRHYWKRSLEVEIERSKRYDRPLSVAIFDIDHFKIINDKFGHQTGDEVLRSLARYMTKTSRHTDVIGRYGGEEFIAILPETTAELGFFYCERLRQDVEQRLGEQESDECIHPGLTISGGMTTCDRKEDTSQRLIERADQALYAAKREGRNRIHQQLPA; encoded by the coding sequence ATGTATTCTTTCGAACCGGTCATCATAATAGTCGCAACGCCGGATGAAAAAGTAAAAGATATTGCCGCCTCTGCGGCGCCTGAACGGTCTGAGGTTCTCTATCCCTCTAACAAAGCTTCATTGTACGGGCTTCTGATGGATTTGCCGGTCGATGTGCTCCTGATCGAGGAGAATTTCGACAGATGCCCGTTGCTTGACCACCTCCCGATCGTCAAGAAGATGAGCAAGAACCTTTCGATCGTCGCTGTTCTGGAGGAGAGGGCTTCAGAAGAGATGAAGAAAGTCATTTCGCCCCACGTGTTCGATTTGCTGATGAAGCCGCTTCAGCAGGATCACGTGCGGCACAAGCTGAAAAATGCCGTCGAGCATGTTCAGCTTCTTCGGGAAGTCAGCTTATTGGAGCAAAGCAAGCAGGCTGCCCGGCCTCCGTGGCCGGGGGTTCATGCCGTTTCGGAGGAGAGGGAAAACGACGTGTCGGGCCCGTTGCGCCAATTTTTTTCTGCATGCCTCCACCTTCAGGACATTAATAAGCTGCTCGATCTCATGGTCGGCGCGTTCTCTGAATATTTCGTCTGCGCAAAGGCGGCGGCCGTCCTTCTTGATGAAGAGACGGGTAAGCTGCAGATCAGGGCGTCGCGCGGATTCGACAACCAGATTCTTCAATCTATTGAGCTGAATTTTCAGTCGGGCATCTATTTCTGGCTGCGAAAAAACAATCGCATTCTTTCAGCCCGGGAACTGTCGGCGGCGGTTAACGCAGAGAGCATGGTAGGCGTCGATAAGGAGATGAGGCTTCTGCAAGCTGAGATTGCGTCGCCGCTGTTGGGTCGGAAATATCCGGTCGGATTCGTAACGCTCGGCCAGAGGTTCAGCGGAGAGCCGTTCTCACCGAAAGAGGCGAAAAGCACATTCTTCCTTGCCAGGCATGCGGGGGCGGCGATTGAAAATGCTTTTGTCCTGCAGGAGACAAGACAGCAGGCCGTTCACGATGAATTAACCCAACTCTACAACAGGCACTACTGGAAGAGAAGCCTCGAGGTCGAGATCGAACGCTCGAAGCGATACGATCGGCCGCTATCGGTTGCCATCTTCGATATCGATCACTTCAAGATCATCAACGACAAGTTCGGCCATCAGACAGGCGACGAGGTTCTCCGCAGTTTGGCGCGATACATGACCAAAACCTCGCGCCATACCGATGTCATCGGCCGGTACGGCGGCGAAGAATTTATCGCGATCCTTCCGGAAACCACCGCCGAACTCGGCTTTTTCTACTGCGAGAGACTGCGCCAGGACGTCGAGCAAAGGCTCGGCGAACAGGAAAGCGATGAGTGCATTCATCCCGGTCTCACGATCAGCGGCGGAATGACCACCTGCGACCGCAAAGAAGATACTTCCCAGCGCCTTATCGAGCGCGCCGACCAGGCGTTGTATGCCGCGAAACGCGAGGGCAGAAACAGAATCCACCAGCAGCTCCCGGCGTGA